The Alosa sapidissima isolate fAloSap1 chromosome 17, fAloSap1.pri, whole genome shotgun sequence DNA segment TGGCGGTGAGGGGAACCAGACAAGTGAACTACATGACAGAATCCCGTCACTCACCCGAGCGCCGCCCCTCCATGCCTAGGGGCTCGAAGCGGCTGACTCGCCCTTTCAATTTGTGCcgttcatctctctcctcctgtatTCTAAGAGGCAAGACGCAGTGTTGAGAGTCAAGCACAGGACATTACACTAtacataaaaatgtattgaCGCCATTTACTGACTGAGGACTTACTGTTTTAATTCCTCTTTAAAAAGTTCAAGGttactctttttcttttctttttcagcGGCTTTCTTCGCAGCCTGAAATAAGACAATGTAAAGACTTAGTAAGCTGTTTATCTAGGTCACAACATAGCACAAAGGTAAAGTCTGAGAACATTACTGTGTCATAGAATTGTTAATGAGCTTACCATAACATTTTAGGCAATAACACAGGGGTCAGAGAATTATTCTTCACTGacataaaaaacattttctacTAATTTAACAGCTCAAATATCTATAAGATACCTGAAACTAATAGACAAACAAAGCCTCAAGTAATACATACATTTCTTTTATCAAGTGCCAGGAATTGTGGGGGCGTTTCCAAGGGCAAAATGCTTTTGGTTTCAAAGCGTGGCTTGGGCTTATACAATTTACCCTTCTTCTCTTCTATAGCTGCTGACTCTgcaaaattgacaagcagcaCGCAGTTAGTTTCACAAAAAAACACCTGCATGAAAATACAGACCAAAAACAAGACCCCACTGGTCACTCAATCTGAGCTGTGCCAAACCTCTTGATGCGTTTGTAAGTCCTCCGCGAACAAAAGCCTTGACTTTGCCCTCTCCACCTTCGAAAGACGCAAGGAACTCCTCATAAATCTCAGCAGCAGCTTTCTCATCCTCCTGTGGGTCACAAAATAGGCATTCCTACTTACAATCATAATATACAATGGTGAGACAAGCAAACCACATTTTGCATTGACAGAAGTCTGAAATTGCATTTAATATTTCCAGCTAGTTATGATTGATCATACTGTAGAGTACTTAATAAACAGAAATGGGAAATTATGTTCAATATGCATATTTTACCTTCTTCTTAATTTCGTCTTGCTCCTTCTTGCTTAACGTCCTTTTTGCCACAGCCATTTTCCCAATGCTGAAGGACTTTAACTTGCTTTCAAGCAATGCCTGGTAAGAACAGAAATGTTATTTTCTCCGCCTCACTAAAGCAACTGAACCTGCATGCTAACGTTACCCACATGCATGTGACTCTTAAATCCATACAGATAAGCTATACGTTCAAACAGGGGGAAAGACATGTGTGGCGTTTGTGTTTAGTTGTTGCATGAGGCAGTTAACTAAGTAGCAAGCTAGCAATCAGCAACTAATTTGGCGGCTGTCTGAATTCCATGGATAATGTTAGCTAGAAGCTAAATCATTGCTGTAAAATATGAGCTTGTGAGCACGTTAGCAGAGGCACCACATTTTGTTTACAAGGAAATTCCAAATAGCCAGTTCAGTTTACGGTATTTGAGGATGAATCATAACAAAAGTAGCAACTTTATTgcgtctcttgaacaatgtatATCGCGTTAAAACGAATAATTGTAACACCATGACTACTGACAACATTTGTGAAAGCGTTGTTTGGTCACATAGCTAATAGCTAGCTCGCTAAATAGCTAGCCACCCCTCGCTAGCCAGATATTTGTTTACGTTTTTCCCGTTTCAGCACCAAACATCACTGCAACACGTTACTATCCACGATTACGTAAACATTTGAAATTTCCAGTGGATAGATATGATGCATAAATAACTAATTAATAAGCACGTTTAAGCAACTATATTAATCACCTTAGCGCTCGCTTTCTGAGCACCACCAGGCGTCCGTTCCGCCATCTTGGTTAACTAGGATGTTTAATCAATCCCGGAGGAGAAGTCAATTCTGAGTAAATAATCGATTACCGAACCTGATGGattacattttaaaatcattgccCACAAAATAAATTGTTATTTACTAGGCCCCTGCAATAAATTCTAACATATGCAAAATCTTGCAACATTTTCCATCAGAACTAAATCATTATCCAGTTGCCTAATTACAATTCTTCTTATTAGGCCTATCCATCTTACAGTTTAATTTCAGTCGTTAACTCACCGAGAAGTCCTCACCAAGAAGACTTTACGAATTTGCTCAATCAGCATTACCCTACGGTGAACGTGTATAACAAAATAAGAAAGAGTGTGTCAAATGACAGATGTCTGTACATGATGAGAAAGTTTGAGGTCATAGGCCTTTACCACCAGATGGTGCTATTTATAATAATGGAGTTGATCTATCTAGCTACCTATCTGGCctatgtgtctgcgtctgtTCTGTCTATTGTCTGTCTGATCTCATTACTTATATCTATGACACATTTTTATGACCATGTGTGTGGCCCTACCCACCCTCTTATTACAGGAAAAATACAATAGAGCATTTCTGTAACGACACAAGGCAACTAGGAAGAAACAGGCTACGCATTTGAGCCGTATCACAACTTGAAATAGTACCATATAACTATGTTAAGATACCCTTATTTAAGATAATCACAGGtgttacacatttacacattttcCTCAGTTGTGCACTTAATTATTTGTTGACCCACAtattaatactaaatgaatgtcaggttaatttaCTAATCTTAATTTGACTTATATGTCCTGAAACATGTCCAGAATATGGTCTTTTCTATTCTGCTTTCATTTTTCAGATTCCAATCAAGGCCAAGATTGACATAAATAGACAGAGTAAAAAAGAAAGGAGAAACTGAAAAATAGAAAGAATAGACATAGTAAATATGTAATCGCATTCTTACTTAAGGTCAGGTGTTCAAAACAGTGAGGAGCGCATGAGcgcctctccccctccttcacTTTCAGTCCATCAGTCTTTGATCCCAGGTTTTGGAAAACGGCAGCTGCTGACTGACTGCTCCCTCCTACCACGCTGAACAAACGCTATATTCATCTGCACTAGTCTGCAGCCTGGACTCCCCCTAAGGAACTTCTGGGTACTTTTTCCTCGCAGTGGAACGTGCGTACACAAGATTACTTGCGCCAATGCATAACGCAAACAGGCACACTGCCTGGTCCTTTAAGCCAACAATGTGGAAGATCTGCAGCGTCTATTGTGCATGGGGTTTGCTGCTACTGACCGGGATCCGCGCTCAATCTCAAAGAAGGTACCCTAGCTTTAttctctctcactgctcctgctggtGATAGTGGCTTGGCTTTTTCAGTGAGGTCCAAGTTAAACGTAGGTGTGTGATCAAAATGTCCACACTGCAATAACATTCTGGACGGCGCTTTAAACATTCACCACATAAAGATGCTCTTCCACACGGAAGAACTGTGATGCTCAAATGAATTCAGTTTTTTCGCCGGATGCGTCTGTGCTTGCGCTATTGGCCACGTCTAACCATAACGCGTAATGGTGCAGTGAACGAATTGTTAAATTACTGAATTATATATTCAGCTTTAGATCATATGACAACAATTCTGAGCATTAGGACTGTGGCAGATATTTTAAGCAATGTTCCATCCCTTTGCTTCCGCAGACAGGTCTTTACATGTGGTGGGAACATAACGGGAGAGTCCGGTATTATCGGTAGCCAGGGGTATCCGGGAGTCTACCCACCGAATACAAAATGTGTCTGGAGAATTACTGTAAGTAGTTTCCCCCTTTTAAAATGTAACCCTTACTTTTTGATGTTCAGTCACAGTGTAATGAGGATAGATTATTACAGACTTGATGTTTGGGGTTTCAATGAGAAGACATAATATCACCAAAATGACGCAACGGTGCTTAATTACAGCGAGTAGCCCAACAGTGCGCAGAGGCTCTGTAATTGCTGTTGGTTGGTATTTGGCTGCCAGCCACTCAGCACGCCCGGGGGTAGCTTGAAAATGAGCTTTCTGCTTTGCATTTGGGTGAGCTCCAGCAAACTGTAGCCTGTAAAAAGATTAAAAATCTGCCCCCCCCATGTTATTCCAAGTGTTTGTGATCATAGGTTACCTGACATGACAAATGTACATTGTTTCATTCACAGTGTCAGCAGCCACTAAACAGAAAGTGGTCTCACCACAGCTTGGGGAGACGCTCTGATCTGATTGATGTCTGTCACACGTCACACAAAATAAACTAAACAAAGTTCTCTCTGTGGTCAGGTCCCTGAGGGCAAAGTGGTTGTCTTCTCCTTCCGCTTCATCGACCTGGAGAATGACAACCTGTGTCGCTACGACTATGTGGATGTCTACAGCGGGCATGCCAACGGACAGCGCCTTGGACGCTTCTGTGGGACTTTCAGACCTGGGGCGCTCGTCTCCACGGGCAACAAGATGCTCGTCCAGATGGTGTCTGATGCAAACACCGCTGGGAGTGGCTTCCTGGCAGTTTACTCTGCCGCACACCCACATGAGCGAGGTAGCTGTGGTCGAGCACTGCAACACTTGGCGTCATGTTACTTCTTGTCTCGTAGGAAGGACACACTGGCCATGTGTGAGAGATGATTCACTAACCAGACCAGTCCCTTAGAAACCCCTTGAGACTAATTCTACTGATGTCTCATTTGGCTTCATCATCATCCTTTCTTCCTGACTgaactaagtgtgtgtgtgtgtgtgtgtgtgtgtttgtgtgtgtgtgtgtgtgtgtgtgtgtgtgtgtgcggtgtgtgtgtgtgtgtgtgtgtgtgtgtgtgtgtgtgtgtgtgtgtgcggtgtgtgtgtgtgtgtgtgtgtgtttgtgtgtgtgtgtaaactgttGTGGATGTGGAAAAACATGTCTGTGAAAATGGAAATGGCCAGCCAAGACGTGTTTGTTTGAAAGGGGAAGTGTCAGGCTTTTAATGAGCTTAGAAGTGTGCCTTTTTAACTGGCAGCTGCCCCCACAGAAAAGGTCACATAAGGTTCTAATGGTGGGGGAATGAAGAAGAAATGAAACGACAGGACTGTGCAAGACTGAGAGTGTATTTGTAAATGGAGGTGCCTTTGGGAAAACAGGATCTTTATCATGTATTTAGTGTGGATTGTTGGGCCCAACGGCAATCAACTGCAAATTTGCTCACTTGTTGATTGTGGGCCCTGATAGAGGAGAGAAAGCTTGAGAAAGgagaagcagagcttccaagtTCACAGTGTGACGTGGAATTTCTCACATGCACTTTCTTCCTTCTTGCCAGTGATACAGGGACAGGGCAGAGGCCTGTGGTCTCTTATAGCAGCAGGACCAACaggagccctctctctctctccctccctcctgacaAGCGTGCTGGAATTTTAATGGCTAGGTGTCTCCTTGGCCTGCTCTCACTCAGTGGGTGACAGCTGTAACAGAGTTGTTTGAACCGTTATCTAAGCCCAGGCCAGTGCTCCGAAAGGCCTCAGGTTAACTCCTTTGTTATTGCATCCTCTTTAATGGTAAATCCTGTGCTTGGGCAGAGTCTGCCTGGTGCCCCTATATACACAGTTAGCTGACTGCAAGAGGATTTTTTGGGAGGGGTTGTCAGATGGTGGAAACAGTGATGTGGTGGATGAGGCACTGTGTATGCTCTGCTTTGGCAgtgaatgtaaaaaaaaaagtatttcatGGCTTTTGATTTGATATCTCTCTTCTTAACATCTGCTATGTGGGCTGGCCCTTTTAAACAGTGAATTACAGGGAACTGTATTCAGAAATAGCCAaatcaagtaggcctatgaaaaCAACAATAAGGAAAATATGTTATCCTAACATTATTCAAAACATTTTGAAACATTCAGAGTATTCATCCTTTAAAAAGGGTGATGGAAATAGAAGTAGAGGAGCAAATTACAGTGCCTCTGATGCCAATTCAGTTAACTCACCGTGTTCTACTGAAATTTGATTCAACCTCAACAGGAGACCAGTACTGTGGGGGTCGACTGGTGAAACCATCCGGAACCTTTAAGACTCCAAATTGGCCAGAAAAGGACTATCCAGCTGGAGTCACTTGCTCATGGCATATTGTGGCACCTAAAAACCAGGCAAGTGGAGTCTCGACAGCCCCCAGATGCTTGGTGCTAGTGACTGTGTGCAGCAGGTTAAGCAGTAATGTCTGACTGGAATATGAGATATGTTTTTTATGTACTGAAATTGAATAACAAAATGACTATGTGTCTGTCCAGATCATTGAGGTGAAGTTTGAGAAGTTTGATTTGGAGAGGGACAACTACTGCCGCTATGACTACGTGGCAATCTTCAATGGCGGAGAGATCAACGATGCAAAAAGGATCGGTAAATACTGTGGCGATAGCCCTCCTGCGTAAGTTCAGCCTTTACTCAAAAAACATTGTTTACATTTGACATCAAACATTCTTAGATTCTTACACACATCTAATAAACAACATCTGTCACAAGTAATGGCCTTGGGACACGTACTAGCAATGAATAATGGACCTttgtaaaaaaagagaaaaatgcTCCCAAGGAGTGTGAATGACGTCTTCTTCGTCTCTCTCCAGTCCGGTGTACTCAGACGGGAATCAGCTGCTCATTCAGTTCCTATCAGACCTGAGTTTGACCGCAGATGGATTTATTGGCCACTATAAGTTTAGGCCCAAGAAGTTTCCCACCACCACTCTGCCACCAATCACCACTACACAGCCTACTACAACAAGACCAATACGTAAGTTTCCACCAGCCAGTTTTCACAAAATATTGTGCAAATACACTAGAGATTTATTGTAGCCTTTTAGCCAAATGCTCCACATGCAAATTACAATAAATATTTTTGATGTGGATCTTGGATATGGATTTGGATTTGATACTCATTAACAAGTCTCTAAGGATTGGATACAAGTATGTCCTAGCATCTCTCTTTTCTACAATTTTGACATTATTTTGAGTATTAGATTATAAAACCTGCCGATAACATCTGCTGCACACATATTGGCCTTTCCATCCTATGTGATGAAATGGGCTTAAGATTGAGTGGTTTGGCTGCTTCGTAGTGACACGGATCTCTGGTGCTCAAGCCAAAATGTGGGAAGCGCAGACTACCTGTCAAACTGCTACCCAGAAATAGATGACACAGAGTTATGCTCAAATTATAGGATACCTGGTAGGATTCTTtgtcttcctcacacacacacactcccacacactctttcttgcacacactcaatcaccCAAAGAGACAGAAGACACATCCTTGACTATGCTTTAGACATGCTCAAGCCAGGACTCATTGTACCTGTTCTGGCCAAAAAGGTTATTTTCGCTGCTGCTAGTGCTGGTGATGTCATTGCATGCCGACTGGTCAATTGGCTTTATCATCCTCTGTGTCctctctttgtttttctttcccctgatTTGCTTTCAGTAGAAAGAATAACACACGGTTAAGGCTTGATGTTTCTTTAGAGGCCACATTATATATTTTTCCACAAGGCTTTAGAACTTGTGTAGAACAGATGTTTGCCATGGGCATCTGATGGCTATACAGTATATCCAGCTCTCTCATGCAGATCTTTATTTCAGATGGGATTCCTTGTATGGAGTGGGGGCCTCAGAAACGGTTGCTGGATTGAGGATTGAGGTTCAAAGCAGTGATCATATGCCCTCgcatctctcatccctctctctctttctctctctctctctccctctctctctcatcgtaGCTTTGAAGTACTCTGCAGCGCTCTGTCAGCAGAAATGCAAGAGGAAGGGAACCCCTGAAAGCCATTACTGTTCCAGCAATTTTGGTATGAGTTCTTCTTTCttactccccccctctctctacctctctctacccctttctctctctctacccctttctctttctctctctctacccctctctctctctctctaccccccccccccccctctctctctatctccccatcTCTGCTGCTGTGTCTGCCCAACAACACGGCCCtgcctgtgtgcctgcctgGGTGGGAGTCAGGGAGGGGAGGCAGGGCTGGGGTGACTTGTGGGTGTGAGTTAAACATCAGCTGAGGTTTTGGTCCCGGCTGTGATTCTAGTCTCTCAGTGGTAAACAACTATGTTTTCATGTCCTTTTTTTCCGCCTTTAAACACCATGCTATCTTTGGCATGTTGGTTTGTTTCAGTGTGTCTGAAAAGATTCGTTGAgacttctctctccatctctctcctttcctctttctccctctatctctctctctctctctcttcttggcGGGAGAGCATGGTGTATTTGTACATGGGGCACAGTTGCTTTAGTGTGAATGCGCTGCAGTTGACTGTACCTAATCTGTTGGTATATGAAAGTGTTGATTCAGGTCTGCTCCCACACCCTCGGTCACTGGTCTGGGAACAGCCCGGCCATGTTTGCATCCAAGAGGGAGATGTTTGCAAAAGCAAGGCAGCTATTTAATTACTGGCCCTCAAGGAGGTTTACTTGGATTTGCATATGGAAAGGAAGGAAAAGTACagcatgagggagagagagaaagcgcttGCGTAATGCACAAGTGGAAAACTGCAGAGTGTATCATGCTAAGCATCTTACATCACTGCAGGGTAAAGATAGTCACTGTGGGCTTTCTCGAGAATATGTGGcaatctctttccctctcaggTCTCTCCCAAATGCCAAGAATATTTCACTTGTGAAAACCCCAAGTCCCTTCTCACACGCTACTCTGGGAGATTTCTCTGGCATTGTCCACTAACTTAAATTTGACACAGCAGTCCATGTTAACATCTACTCTGTTAAACTTTTTGTTTGCCGGAACTCTTTGTCTTTCTAATGTATATTTTCATACCCTCTCAGTTGTCACGGGAACAGTCATCACTGCGGCAACACGTGGGGGGAGTATGTACGCCACCATTTCCATCATCAACGTCTACAAAGAGGGCAACCTGGCCATTCAGCAGGCCGGCCGAACCATGAGCACCAAGGTGGTCATCCTGTGTAAGAGGTGCCCATTTGTCAAACGAGGTACGTCCAGTGGCAGAGTCAGAGGAGCCCGAGCCTGGCGTCCACTACACAGGCATTTACTAATTCTCTTCCAGCTGCTGGAGTCATTAGCTTGGCTTGCTGAACCTCAGCTATGCACACAGAGGGTTTTTAGATAAGGGTTTGGGCTATacgtatatgtatatatgtacatatgaCTGCTTGAAGAGATATATAGCATATGCAACTAATGTatttaatatatactgtatgtataagtGCTTTATTGCAGCCTGTTTTTGTGGGGGTGTGTGAACAGTGTTCTTACTTACTACAACACCAGTGCAAATAAAACTAGGTTTATATGTTGTGAGTGCTTTTCAAGATCGATCTGACCATGTTTATACTGGTGCATATAAACATGGCGGAGGAGGTGTGGCGAGAGGTCGCTGATCAGTTGGGCCCCCTGAATGTCTCTGCCGTTCCGCCACTGCATTCAGGCATTTTTTGTGTGATCTCGCTAGGCTTGAGCTACATCTTCATGGGCGAGGTGGACGACGATGGCCGCGGCAAGATCGCCCCGCACCACTTCGTCATGGCCTTTAAAGCCAAGAACCAGCGGGCCTTCAACGCGCTGAAGACCAAACGTTGCTGAGGATGACCGTCGGTTCCCCCTCTGCCTCTTCCCTggtcctcacccccccccccccccccacacacacacaccaaccggCACGGCTCACGCCGACTGATAGTTCTCCAGCATGTCAAAGCTCCCACCTACTGCTCTTCCTGGGAGGCGGAGAACTGTTTCCAAGCCCTCTGGATGGAATCAGAGCTTTCATTTCACCTGTCTGTTGTTGTTTGACTCTATCCTGCCACCCCTTGTATTGCTTGTTGGGCTTTTGAAGAGCCAGCAGGACCCGTGGTCTAAAATAGGATGTTCAAAGAGGACAAGAGAAAGACTGATGATGGGGGAGGATCTTCTGGGAGGAACAAGTGAGATGTGGGTATAGTCTTATGCTGACACACTGTTTACAAGATACTCTTGGTTTGTTGAGTTCATTGAGGATGGGGAGCATCTAATGTGGTGACACAAGTGCAATAACTTTGTAGCATCCTTTTGCAACGATATGGCATCATGCAAGAATAATGTTTGATTCTGTTGTTAGTTGCCTGAATCTTTAATCATGAATGAAAAAGCACTCTCTATTTTTTTTGACCAGCTTGTTTTTTCCCTCcatcaaaaatgaaaatgtttatggaccctttcaagagagttccattatcagcatcatagttggccccacaagacttcctttttaacattccatatgttatcttaatgcagaggaagtagatcggggcccaaatagaacgttcaagcattgtttttatttttattgatgaaagggtctataacgaCAGTGCCAATATGAAATAAGCAAAATGAGATATTTTCATATGAAACAGTTCTTAGTCACATGTTAATTTATATTTAATTGTTTTGTGAGAGAATAATAAAAGTCATGATCGAAGTTTTGGCTTGCCCATTCCTTCCAGTAGCCACATGTTAAGTGAAGCAAGGTGACATTTAACAAGCTGTGAAAGCCAAGAATTTCCTTTCGGAACTAAAGCATAATAGCAAATTATGAAGtgaaaaatattaaaataagtACTGCTTGTGAAGCCAGTAGAGGACGTGGTCATTACTCCCTGAAGCAGGTGTGGTGGCAGCTGTTCACCGTTGACTGGCAGCAGGCAGTGGAAGAAAACTCCTGGCAGTCACTAGGTTTTGGAGACAGCACTGGTCAGTGGCATGTTCCAAAAGTTTTTCTCTGTTATTGGACTTCTAAATTATCCCAGAGTCCTAGCTCTGGCTTGAAATCAGTTGTGAACTTTGGTCCTTTATGACAAGCTAAGAGTAATACTAAAAAGGGCACTGATTTCAGGTCAGTGACTGTCATCCAACAGTGCCTAACGTTTAATGGTCCTGCTGCTGGCTAAACTCAGCTACTTATGGCCATGCTCAGGGAAAATACCAAGCCATTTGGAGCCCCCTGTGGTTTTCCAAACGGACTGATGTAATGTTTAGTGTAGCATAAAAGCATTCAAAACTGGCACACCTGACCAAAAACGTGAGGCCAGAGAGACATTTTTCCATAAATCTTTATTAGACTTTATTTTGTTGAAAAGACGGACACTTTTAGAAAACAAGTGGGAGGAAAGACCATTACATAAGCTCTGACAAGGGGCTTTGGTGTGGAGaatactgtgtgtttttttttaacagattCCAGTTGAGTTCCAGGATTTCACTACCCACCCCCATCGTCCCCACACTCCACCATGTTTCCAAAAGAAAGGACAAATGGTCCAGAGCATGCGGAGGCCAGGTTTGCATCGGGGTGGGGAGACAAGGCAttaggtgtggtggtggtgatggggggtGGCGGTAGGTGCATCTGCGTGGGACTTAGCTTCTGGGATAGAACATGGCATATTTGGAGGTGCGGAAGCCCAGGAGGTCCCTCATCTCGTTGCGGAACTTGGACAGGTCCTGGCGCAAGTCGTTAAGGTTCTCCACGGTCGCCTGGTCGGTGCTCTGCATCTTCTGGCGAGTGGAGGTCAGGTAGCGGTGTACCAGGCAGCACATGATCTTCTGGTAGTTCTCATCCCTCTTCTGCTTGAGGTTCCTCCACTCCTGAAAAACACCAGACAGCCACCAGCAGAAAAAACTTACTAATGCATACTATGGCCTGAATGAAAACAGCCAATGGCAATTAATTCATTGCTTAGTTTTAAAGATTCATATAACAATATGTGTCTAAAACTTGAAAGCTAATTAGCTAATAGGTCTTTGACAATACCATGAACTACCATGCAATAGcatcagctgcagcagcagcacagaaaACAGGTAAAAGCTAGCTAGTTTGCAAACATTTTGTGCTGTCATGTCCTAAAAGCTTCATATTGCTTGAAGTATATTGTGAAGAAAAACTACAATGAGCTTTAACTGAAACAccagttgtttttttgtttggtttttttggctcttttttgctattaaaaaaaacattactatTACCAATACTCCACTATGGCATTTGactcaaaataaaaaatgtaataatataataataatgatagttTAATATGATAAAAAACGACTACGAGCTTTAATTGAAACACCAGTTGTTTTTCTGTTAAAAAGGAGCAGAACTAACATACTTCTTGGAATTAACAAGCAGAAAAAAGATTCATACTCAGTTCTGTGGACCTCTAATTTACCCTGAACTCAGGTGTTCCCAGTTTATAACTTCATATTGTAACTTGAATGTACCCTGAAGATAAATCTGTTAATTAAATCAATATGAACCATTTCCAAAAAACCTTTGGTTACAAAGTTGTTAAGATTCCTCCAAACCAATAAATTATGTTCACAATATGTCTTAAAGCTATTTATCAACTGTGTGGGCTATTGCGCaaatttagatattttccccAGAAGGCCACAACAGATGAAGAGTGggaacgcgcacacacacacgcacgcacgcacgcacgcacgcacgcacgcacgcacgcacgcacgcacgcacgcacacacacacacacacacacacacacacacacacacacacacacacacaaagagggagagagaaagagagagagagattcaaagGTATAATCTCTTCCTCTGTATCActttgatacacacacatgtgcacgcacacacacacacacacacacagacacacacacacacgcacatacacacacacacacgcacacacacacacacagacacacacacacacacacacacacacacacacacacacacacacacacagattccaaCTTGTCTTCTCTTTCTCGATGTGTTTCACCTTAAGGCTGTTCTGTCGTTTCA contains these protein-coding regions:
- the pcolce2b gene encoding procollagen C-endopeptidase enhancer 2b produces the protein MHNANRHTAWSFKPTMWKICSVYCAWGLLLLTGIRAQSQRRQVFTCGGNITGESGIIGSQGYPGVYPPNTKCVWRITVPEGKVVVFSFRFIDLENDNLCRYDYVDVYSGHANGQRLGRFCGTFRPGALVSTGNKMLVQMVSDANTAGSGFLAVYSAAHPHERGDQYCGGRLVKPSGTFKTPNWPEKDYPAGVTCSWHIVAPKNQIIEVKFEKFDLERDNYCRYDYVAIFNGGEINDAKRIGKYCGDSPPAPVYSDGNQLLIQFLSDLSLTADGFIGHYKFRPKKFPTTTLPPITTTQPTTTRPIPLKYSAALCQQKCKRKGTPESHYCSSNFVVTGTVITAATRGGSMYATISIINVYKEGNLAIQQAGRTMSTKVVILCKRCPFVKRGLSYIFMGEVDDDGRGKIAPHHFVMAFKAKNQRAFNALKTKRC